The Tripterygium wilfordii isolate XIE 37 chromosome 18, ASM1340144v1, whole genome shotgun sequence nucleotide sequence ATTCCAAACCATTTCCGTTGTTAAttgcgaaaaaaaaaattgttgttctTTGTAACATATTTATTGACtatttttttcacaaattttattattataacaATTTATGATCGTTAGGGAAAGTACACGGTATGGATTACAAAGAAAGTTGTATTGAATATGGACTAACTACTGCAAATAAAACTCAACATCCCAAGAAAGCACCAGAGTCGCAAATAGTGCTGTCAATTGTGCAGCAACTTATCTAAAAGCGAATGTAATGGAACTGCTACAGCTGAAAACATTCCAAGCAGGCAACATACAATGTTGTGTGCCTATTTCTTATTTGATATAATCatcatttatttctctttccccCCTCCTCTAATAGAATAATTATGAATCCTACGCCCCAGATCCAGACAGACGCCTCCTACTGGCATTTGAAATGGACACCTGACCACGCCTATCCGCATCTGTTGATGCCATCCGTTCCTTGAGCGGCATATAATGTTGCAGCCACACTCCAGTATAAACCTGAGATGTTTTAAGAGATTCGTAAAATGATATAAAGAAGACCATTGACAAAATAGTCAGTTCACAATAAGATAATCTATGTAGCCAAGGAAGTTAGGAATCACAAAAACTATTTGGTGGGTCACCACCCTACCCACTCACTTCTAGTATTATTTACGATTGTAATATACTTTCCCTGCTTCCAATGTTTTCCTAGGTCTTTACTGCCATTCATTCGAGGAAATAACATTATTCATTCACTAGATGACAGACAAGACCACTATCTCAAGGTTACAAACGGACATATAGCCGTAATGATATATTTATCCGAAAGAAGGAAATCATGAACGAATGTTCAGAAAAGTCGGGAAGTAACCTGCTGTGGTCTCATTATCTTTGTATCAGGATCATCCAAAGATTCACACCAGTGTGCCAAGTACCCAGCCATTCGAGGAATCGCAAATAAAACAGGAAAGAACTCTGTTGGGAAACCCATTGCCCTGTATAAAAAGTATGTTGTAATTTGTTGGCCAGATTAAAGGAGGAGGAAAATTAAGGACCCACAACATCAGAATGCGTACATCCAGTTGTTATACTAAATGGGTACGAATTCTATGACATCACATACGTACCTATATATCAAACCAGAGTAAAAATCGACATTTGGATATAGCTTCCTTTTAATAAAATACTCATCAGATAGTGCAGCCTTCTCCAAAGCAACGGCCACCTGCAGACAACCCATTACaaaaatcaaacataactttgaaTGAGAGAAGTCCAAATAAACAACAGAAAGAGGATTTGCACTCCCCCGCCATAAATAACCATATTTGAAGGTCAGACAGAGACCTCAATAAGAGGATCACGGCCAACAATAGAAAATACTTCCTCTGCAAGTTTCCTTATGACCTTTGCTCTTGGATCATAGTTTTTGTACACTCGATGGCCAAAACCTGACATCTTTCGCTTCCTAAAAAATGTGGGTTATCAAATAATAACAATTAAAACTTCATGGTAAAAAATCACATACAACACTGCAAGCAAATTCAGTCATCACGACCTGTCTGGGAGATAAACCAATAGATGTAACTAAATCACCTGTTTTTCACACCCTCAATGAAGTCTGGAATATTTTCAATCGATCCAATTTCACTCAGCATCTTAAGCACAGCCTACAATAATTAAGGTAATCGATAGCTTAGCCACTGTTAGCCACTGACCATAAAACATAAGTCCAGCCATAAAAGAAGAAGGGGAGTTTGGTTAGCAAAAAGATCAGAAGTGTGACTGTTTTCACTAAGGTATAAGATGTACATGATGCAGATTCTGTTTGCAGTTCCTAGACACAAGAAAAAGAACTCATGATAGAAAACACATTGTCATTATGCATACCTCATTTGCTCCACCATGAAGAGGACCGTACAGAGCTCCGACCGCTCCAGCAAGGGCAGTGTACACATCAACACCACTGCAAGTAGAAGCACTAAAGTGTAATGATGTGCcgattatatacatacatttgtgcaccCATTAAATGTGTTTTTGTCTAGTTTTTGGCATGCATGGAAGAAAGTGAGCAAAAAGTAGAGAAATCACTCTAGGGACTTTTtagatcgatcggaaatcaagTCAGATCGATCCGAGTATTTTGAAGCTTGCTAAAAGGAACATTATTCACAGCATTGCGCAGATTTCGAGAAAAAGCCGCACACTCAAGTAGGTCCGACCCAAAACAATACACACTTGTAATAGAAACGGCATAGgggtttggggaagtataaaagggcgaAGAATAGCTTTTTGCCTCATTCTTGGAGGCTAGGGCCTAGAGACACACAAGAGGGCAGCCATTGGAGCTTGGGAAGAAGgggttttctctttctctcgtATTAAAGACTGCCATTGATTCTCTTATTGTGTATTTGAACtctatgaggaactaatcctctcgTTAGGGCCCTAATAGAGCTCcactttgaatgttgaatgaacttggtttgtgattcttgatttctctttcttgttGATTGTCTATGGATGTTCTTAATACTTTTGAGTGCTTGATCACCACCAGAATGATGTtttgcctaggttgagaccggaaggagatacctagggttgctctcaccatagatgacataggttacatgaaccataggaatataggtgaaTACTTATGCAATCGCAACATGATTATCCACCGTTCTTAATAGGCTTTCAATATTTGAATATGATTCTTAGGAACAGTGTTGTTAGAATCGCATGAATAGCGATTTGATTCATGCGATTCGTTTCGACTTTTAACAAAAAAGATACGACTCCTTAGTTGAATCGCATTGTATGATGAATTGTGCGAAACAAATTACAAATGATTCAGAGTCTCAGACGACTGATACATTGAGGAAGACGACGACAAGAGATGGAAATCtatgatattattattttttaaataaaaataacacaACGGCATCATTTTTATCTTGTTTGGTCAAACCCAAAACACAAAGTCTGATATCATTTTTGTGTTGTAATTGTAGTACACATACCATGCGACCAATATGCTATAAGTGTCAATAAATACATGCAACGTAGACAGCAATTTAAGACAAAAGGATTCTTCGTTTGCCTATACATGTGGGTCCCACCTCACCAAGGGCAGAGCCAGGACTCAGTGGGGGGGGGGGCCATGAAAAGTTGAGGGGGTTCGGGGGCAAATCccccaaaaatattttttagggcTATTTACAACATTACACTTGTTTAAACTGATATTATCGATATACATTTATCTTGATATTTGGTAGAATAAAATAACCCAAAATGTTAGCATAAATACATATTGAAATTGACGAAATCATCTATTAATGAATCTAAATTGACTCTCAACAAATTATCGTTCAATGTAAAGAACCATACAATCTACAAAAAAATTCATCGCCCATTTTGTTGCAAAGtgttgtcttaacatttcaatATTTCATAGTTGacttaattaaaattatttttaattaatatatcttACCAAAGGGAAAAAGCTATAAGaccatattaattataaataatatatatggtATTATCTTTCATGTTAAATACAGAAATGTTAGATGGGTTGGTTGCTACTCAAGGCACCTACACCGCACACGAAATCTAGTATGCATTTACAGCCCagataataatgatgatgaattGATGGTGGTCCCCTTCTTTAGACAAACCACATGCCACGTAATCACAACCCACCACATTAATGCCCACCCTTCAGCtgctcttttctctctctcttcatttcctCTCCTATTCTTCGCTAGCTCCTCTGGAAAGTCATCATCTATATATATCTGTATAagtatatttcattttttttttaaaaacctgCATTGGGCTACAGCCCAGTgcagtcccccccccccccatccACCCTTGCACCTCACAAGAAACCTCCCACCCAACACCCACCCACCATTTTAATCTATAAACCCATCTAACCAACAATAATTTCTCCCTTTCAAAGACTaaacatttttattttgtgatgtATAATTTTTAGATTTTAGACTATACGAGacataatgtaataaaattCATTTTAGATTGTTATAAATCTAATTTTTAGTATCACCAATTTAatctatatgaatatatatttaatttatatgaatatacatatattttcaatatattattaaaaattaagtgaaTATTACGATTCAcgattcagaattttggttaatCGATCCATACGATTCGATTCGATTTGACAACCTTGCTTAGGAATAACAAGGATTAGTGTTGAGAATacttttgatgtatctaggaatagaacattgaatagaatagggaaatcgattgtcaatgaTTGAATAGGGAATTAAGGGTTAACAAACCAAGGTAGTTCACttgttaattacttaattacttGCTTAGTGTTAGTTAACAAACAAACAACCACTTCGATTCTCCAAATAGTGTAAGTAAAGCCAAAATTAGTATTCAATTGAATTGTCAACACATCCTCGTGGGAATGATACTCTACTCATTCACTTTATTAGTTGGAACGATTTGTACGCTTGCAATCATTGCACAACATGTAACAAACTATTTCCGTTATTCAAGTGTTATTAAGATGCATACCTTGATGCAAGATGCCGGGCGGCAGCTGTAGAGCAGTTCATTTCATGTTCCGCATGCAGTATGAAGAGAACATCTAAAACTCGAGCCAGCCGAGGATTAGGTTTATAAGACCTATTGCCCCTGCAAAGTTGCAATGAAATCTTGTCAGCAAAAAAAACAGTGCGCTTAACtacatatgcaaaaaaaaaaaaagaaggagtaTTGGATGGAGCAAAAGATTCTGGAAGAGCATACAATGAATCTAGCATGTAGAGAAAGTTCTCCGCATAAGAAAGGTTATTGGAAGGAAGAACTGCAGGTCTTCCAGCCATTCTTAAATAAGCTGCTGCGGCAATGGTTGGCGCCTGCAAATAAAGTACCAATTTTATATAGGGGTAGTTGCTATACTGCAAATAAGTGACTAGCCATAGGTCCAGGTATGAAACATAAAAAGTTTGAAAGGATATAAGTACACAGGTTGtagataaaaaaatgtaatcCCACCTTTAATAAAGGCAGTTTGGCATGATCGCTACTGATTGGCTTGTCATATAAGGCAAGGAACAAAAGCAAGAGAAGACAAATCAAAATACTGACCTTTCCAAAAATGCGTACAATTTGCTTCTCTCTCACTTGTTTTGACTGGTAAAGATCCTGGCCCTATGTCAATAAAGAATAGATTAGAAATTAATGTAAACCTGATGACATCAACAGAAGTTTCAATCTGAGTCACAAGAACAATCTATGTTTCTTtaaattgattttcttcttgttaTGGTAATGCAATGCAAGATCAAATAAGCAAACTATTTCTGCTGAAGATGGAACTGCCACATACACTGCAGCTTGCAGAAGCTATATGTTGAAGTATTCTAGCAATCATGTCCATTCATAAACAACTGTAAAGACAGAGTGAAGTGAAAAAAGAGCAACTTACTCTTAGAGCAGGGTTGGCATCTGGATGAAAGACAGAAAGAGCACTCATTGCACTGACAAGTACACCCATTGGATGTGCATCATGTGGCATTGATTGTATGATATCCTAGAAAAAACATTTAGTCAGAAATAATAAATTCATGTTAACTTAACGCCATATGGCAGCTTATGTTTCACTATTGTAGCaagcaaaaaatattattatactTTTGACATCCTGCCCTTCCTGAACCCAAATCCTATGTGGTAGCCTTAAACAATGGTTATTTTGGCAAATACAGTTTCCTCATGAAACATTAAGACACCACATAGTAACATCTACAGTTAAGCGCATATATTGTGTATCCAGAAGCACTGATTAAAAACTAATTTATGGTCAACAACAGACAAAAAACAGCAACATGGGATCAAAAAAGTCAATGTCAGTGGCCTAGAACATGTATTATTGTTACTTTAAGAGAGTAACAGAGGAAGAAACTGAGAGAAGCGCACCAGAACTCCTTGTGGCACAGCTGAATGCTGAGAAACAGCAAATTCCCAGTCTGCTAACTGACTCGCTGATGGCAAATTTCCATACACTGAGAAGAGAAATTAACATTAATTTGATAACAGAAGCTGAAACGCAAGAAATGCTTGAGTGCAGAGAAATGGACAGCGTAAATTATAGTTGCCAGATACATGTCTTTGTCTAGGCATTGGGAGACTTGGAAGGGAGCCATTTCGCTCACTATATCTACATTAAAGAACCCCgcacaaaaatgaaataacTATGCTGTTCCTCTTCTGTTTATCACAAATAAGAATATTATTAAATCCCCATCACTTACTCAAAAGGTAGGCAACTTCCAAATAGGTACTACTCTCGGCCAGCTCTTCAATTGGGTAGCCTCTATATCTGAGGATGCCCTCATCCCCATCAATGTAACAAATGGACGAACGTACAGGAGCTGTGTTGAGGTAGCCTGGATCATAAAGTTTGAGCCCCTTGTCATTCTTTCCTGTAGTGATCTGTTAATTAAGTGTAATAAGTGAAATATTCTTGCACAAAATTAATACTGACTAAGAAGAAAGAGTAAAGCACATCACATCCGGTAATCTTATCATGATT carries:
- the LOC119984604 gene encoding citrate synthase, glyoxysomal-like, which gives rise to MSDSSVAARGRLAVLSAHLAAAASLVCSDEPYSAVLEPYFVSSQTMVPSLPNLKGALTVVDDRTGKSYQIKVSPEGTVKATDLKKITTGKNDKGLKLYDPGYLNTAPVRSSICYIDGDEGILRYRGYPIEELAESSTYLEVAYLLMYGNLPSASQLADWEFAVSQHSAVPQGVLDIIQSMPHDAHPMGVLVSAMSALSVFHPDANPALRGQDLYQSKQVREKQIVRIFGKAPTIAAAAYLRMAGRPAVLPSNNLSYAENFLYMLDSLGNRSYKPNPRLARVLDVLFILHAEHEMNCSTAAARHLASSGVDVYTALAGAVGALYGPLHGGANEAVLKMLSEIGSIENIPDFIEGVKNRKRKMSGFGHRVYKNYDPRAKVIRKLAEEVFSIVGRDPLIEVAVALEKAALSDEYFIKRKLYPNVDFYSGLIYRAMGFPTEFFPVLFAIPRMAGYLAHWCESLDDPDTKIMRPQQVYTGVWLQHYMPLKERMASTDADRRGQVSISNASRRRLSGSGA